A window of Kangiella sp. TOML190 genomic DNA:
AGAGGCCAAGGTTGATAATTCTGCTTTGCAACATGGCAAACAGATCCTGGTCATCGATTCAGAAAACTACTGCCCCTATTGCGAAAAATTTAAGCAAGATGTTGCTAATGACTATCAAGGATCGATTGCCTTAACTTACCGCTACGCCTCACAGCTAGCTGGACTCAACATCAATACCGAAACTTGGGCTACGCCCACCATTATCTTTTTAGACAACGGCAAAGAGGTATTTGCCCATCAAGGTTACTTAAACCCTGAAGAGTTTTATAAACTACTCGGCGCTTTCAAACTGGGTGATTCAGAAGCCTATAAAGTCGCTTTCCAACAAGGAACAGACGGTCGTTTCTGCAAGCAATACGAGATTTTTAAAAACACCCCAGACGGGGTTTTTACTGACAAACTCAGCGGCGCCGCTTTATTCGATACCCGAGATCGCTTCGACTCTGGAACAGGCTGGTTATCTTTTACCAAACCGGTTGATAATGCGGTCACCGAGCACTTGGACACCAGCTACAACATGGTTCGCACCGAAATACGCTCTAAATCTACTGGGATTCATTTAGGCCACGTTTTTGATGATGGCCCTAATGGCCTACCGCGCTACTGTATCAACGCCACAGTGTTAGACTTTAAACCTCGTGACAACACATAAGCAAAGTTCATAATTCGCCATAATTGAACAATTAAACCGTCATAGTCATTTTCTAAAATTCTTTCCTAGAACAATAACCTGTTGCTCATAATTTCTAGGAGAGAATGATGACTGATATCCAAACGATTAAACAAAGATTTTCACACAGTATTTCATTCAAATTAGCAGTGATAGCATTTTTATTGCTGCTGCTGCAGATCCCAATGGCTTATGTCGAAGGACTGATTTATGAAAGACAATCCATGCAAACTCAGGCTCAGCAGGATATTAGCCAACGCTGGGGCGGCTCTCAGCATATTGGCGCTCCGATACTAGCGGTACAATATAAGAAAAGCGTCAAGGTCAAAGATAACGGCGGTCAACACAATCTTGTCAGTTACGAATATAATAGCCATATCTTGAGTGAGGAGTTTTTAGGGGATATCAATCTGGTGGCCAATAAACGTTATTTAGGTATCTACGAAGTACCAGTTTTTACTTCTAAAGTTATCTTATCAGGAGCTATTGAAGTCGAACCAGACTTACACCTCGGGCAACACGATGATTGGTCAATGCAGCAACTATTTTTGCCAATAAAGGAAATGCGCGGTTTAAAAAGTATCGATAAACTGCTGATCAACAACCAACCTGTAACCGTTGCCCAGCAGCAACAGAAATTAAGAGGACTCACAGGTCTAAGTATTCGCTTAGATAAAATTCAGCGAACTCATAGACTCAATTATCATGTTGAACTTACCTTATCAGGTTCAGAACAGTTTGATTTACTACCGCTAGCTGGACAATCACAAGTTACCATCAGCTCGAACTGGCCTTCGCCGTCTTTTGTCGGCAACTTTCTTCCGGAGAAACGCACTATAAACGAACAGGGCTTTGAAGCCTTGTGGCAAGTGAATGAGCTTAACCATAATTTTGGCCGCGTGCTCAAAGGGGATAAAGACTATAATCTCAATAACACCAAATCAATATTTGGCGTCAAAATAATCATCCCTGCAAATATTTATCAAGTCAATGAGCGTACTGTTAAATATGGGCTTTTGATCATGCTACTAACATTTGCGGGCTTTTTCTTGGCAGAGATGTTTTTCAAGCTCAAGTTGCATCCCTTCCAGTACTTATTAATAGGATTTGCTTTAAGTATATTTTTCTTACTGCTATTAGCACTTTCTGAGTATTTACGCTTCGCTTGGGCATTTTTAGTTTCTGCATTAGCCATCATCTTACTCATTTCTGGTTATTGCTCTGTAGTGTTGGGGCAACGCAAACGCGGCTTTTACACAGCGGTATTATTTGCACTACTTTATGGCTTCATCTACATAATGGTACGAGCTAAACAAACCTCTCTATTGATGGGCGCAATTGGAATATGGCTGTTCTTGGCAGCTGTGATGTATCTA
This region includes:
- the creD gene encoding cell envelope integrity protein CreD, which gives rise to MTDIQTIKQRFSHSISFKLAVIAFLLLLLQIPMAYVEGLIYERQSMQTQAQQDISQRWGGSQHIGAPILAVQYKKSVKVKDNGGQHNLVSYEYNSHILSEEFLGDINLVANKRYLGIYEVPVFTSKVILSGAIEVEPDLHLGQHDDWSMQQLFLPIKEMRGLKSIDKLLINNQPVTVAQQQQKLRGLTGLSIRLDKIQRTHRLNYHVELTLSGSEQFDLLPLAGQSQVTISSNWPSPSFVGNFLPEKRTINEQGFEALWQVNELNHNFGRVLKGDKDYNLNNTKSIFGVKIIIPANIYQVNERTVKYGLLIMLLTFAGFFLAEMFFKLKLHPFQYLLIGFALSIFFLLLLALSEYLRFAWAFLVSALAIILLISGYCSVVLGQRKRGFYTAVLFALLYGFIYIMVRAKQTSLLMGAIGIWLFLAAVMYLTRKINWYSVSSSEQKP